CGGGGTTCCACGTGCTCCGTGTTACTCGGGTACCACTTGAATTCGTTTGGGTTTTGACATACGGGGCTATCACCCTCTGCGGCCGGACGTTCCAGTCCTGTTCTATTAACTTGCACAATCTTCTTTTCTACCAACCTCTGATAAGAACGCTAAGTCCTCATCAGGGGGATGGTAGTAGTGGCCCCACGACCCCAACCGGTAAACCGGTTGGTTTAGGCTCTTCCGCGTTCGCTCGCCGCTACTTGCAGAATCTCTTCGATTTCTTTTCCTCCGGTTACTTAGATGTTTCAGTTCACCGGGTTACCTCCTCAATGCCTATGTATTCAGCAAAGGGTCATCGGGCATTACCCCGACAGGGTTTCCCCATTCGGATACTCCAGGATCAATGCTATCGTGCAGCTCCCCTGGACGTTTCGTCGCTTACACGTCCTTCTTCGGCAACTTGTCCCTAGGCATTCGTCACACACCCTCAGTAGCTTAAATCTAACTTTTCTAAAACTCTCGCTCTCTTTTTTCGAGTGCTCAATTTGCCTCTTATCAACCGCTATACAATTTTCAAAGAACTGTGGAGCTTGCGGCCCAAAAGCCTCAGCAACAGTTGAAAACTATACCCGCCGACCATTCAGATGTCAAGGGCGATCTACACATTTCTGAAGCCAATCCCAAAAGTCGCCCGTCTTGAATCTTTTGGCGGCGGCGATCCCTGGCATTGCGCTTGGCCAGGAAGCCGCCTTCCTTTCGCTCTGCGGCGCGTGTTGCTATACTCCGTTCAATTCTGGAGAAAACAATGCTTGGACGACTCGGTGCCCTTACGACGCTTTCCCTTCTTGCGCCCCCGGCCGTCACGACCACCTGGGTTTCCAAGTCGGTCAACAAAGAGAATTGGTACAAGCTGAGCGTCACTTATCCCAAGTTCAGCAGCACGCCTCTGGCGAATCTGGCAAACAACGCCATTTCCACCGCCGCACTCACAGAGCTGAACGACGTCAAGAAGTCAGCCGGAACA
This genomic window from Verrucomicrobiia bacterium contains:
- a CDS encoding DUF4163 domain-containing protein gives rise to the protein MLGRLGALTTLSLLAPPAVTTTWVSKSVNKENWYKLSVTYPKFSSTPLANLANNAISTAALTELNDVKKSAGTTQPRVPSELLWKTTVGTATPNLISAYANIYEFEGGAHGISV